A window of Pedobacter lusitanus contains these coding sequences:
- the clpX gene encoding ATP-dependent Clp protease ATP-binding subunit ClpX: MAKQNKESRCSFCGSSKQDTLMLIEGLDAYICDKCVTQAHQLVLQEFGNKQAKSLDAAGPLLKPMEIKAHIDQYVIGQDDAKKVLSVAVYNHYKRLGQKVDAADEVEIEKSNIMLVGETGTGKTLLAKTIAKILHVPFCICDATVLTEAGYVGEDVESILTRLLQAADYDVASAERGIVYIDEVDKVARKSDNPSITRDVSGEGVQQALLKILEGTIVNVPPQGGRKHPDQKMIPVNTNNILFICGGAFDGIERKIANRLRTQAVGYKVKKDETDLDLNNLYKYITPADLKSFGLIPELIGRVPVLTHLNPLDKQALRNILTEPKNSLFRQYVKLFEFEGVNLVFDDEVLDFIVDKAMEYKLGARGLRSICEAIMLDAMFDIPSDPNIKELVISLEYAVEKFEKADFKKLKAA, from the coding sequence ATGGCTAAACAAAATAAAGAATCCCGTTGTTCTTTTTGCGGTTCAAGTAAGCAGGATACTTTAATGCTTATTGAAGGGCTTGATGCATACATTTGCGATAAATGCGTGACACAGGCTCACCAGCTGGTACTACAGGAATTTGGCAATAAACAAGCTAAATCTCTGGATGCTGCCGGCCCCCTCTTAAAGCCCATGGAGATTAAAGCACACATTGACCAATATGTTATTGGACAGGATGATGCTAAGAAAGTACTTTCTGTAGCCGTATATAACCACTATAAGCGGTTAGGACAGAAGGTAGATGCAGCTGATGAAGTGGAGATTGAAAAATCCAACATTATGCTGGTTGGAGAAACCGGTACAGGTAAAACTTTACTGGCTAAAACAATCGCTAAAATCCTTCATGTACCATTCTGTATCTGTGATGCTACGGTATTGACAGAAGCAGGATATGTAGGGGAGGATGTGGAAAGTATTCTGACCCGTTTGCTTCAGGCTGCGGATTATGATGTGGCTTCTGCAGAACGCGGAATTGTATATATCGATGAGGTAGATAAGGTGGCACGTAAAAGTGATAACCCTTCTATTACCAGAGATGTTTCAGGAGAAGGTGTACAACAGGCGCTGTTAAAGATTCTGGAAGGTACTATTGTGAATGTTCCGCCTCAGGGAGGACGTAAACATCCTGATCAGAAAATGATTCCGGTAAACACGAATAATATCCTGTTTATCTGTGGTGGTGCATTTGATGGTATTGAACGTAAAATTGCCAACAGATTACGTACCCAGGCGGTAGGTTATAAAGTGAAAAAGGATGAGACTGATCTTGATCTGAACAATTTGTACAAGTATATCACACCTGCTGATTTAAAATCATTTGGTTTGATTCCTGAGCTTATTGGTCGTGTTCCTGTATTAACTCACCTGAATCCTCTGGATAAACAGGCATTACGTAACATCTTAACGGAACCAAAGAATTCTTTATTCCGTCAATATGTGAAGTTGTTTGAATTTGAAGGTGTAAATCTTGTATTTGACGATGAAGTTTTAGACTTTATTGTAGACAAGGCTATGGAGTATAAGTTAGGCGCAAGGGGATTAAGATCTATTTGTGAGGCTATTATGCTGGATGCCATGTTTGATATTCCATCAGACCCGAATATTAAGGAGCTGGTCATCTCGCTCGAATATGCGGTGGAGAAATTTGAAAAAGCAGATTTTAAGAAGTTAAAGGCTGCCTAA
- a CDS encoding AMP nucleosidase: MNEEKEVKKDEAIEEKSKKNKEIDSPVKGGLKSKGDIVKNWLPRYTGRPLEEFGEYILLTNFSKYLQMFSEWNDNAPIVGLDKPMQSVTANGITIINFGMGSPMAATMMDLLTAIMPKAVLFLGKCGGLKKKNQLGDLILPIAAIRGEGTSNDYLPAEVPALPSFALQKAISTTIRDHSRDYWTGTCYTTNRRVWEHDKYFKKYLKTLRAMAVDMETATIFTTGFANKIPTGALLLVSDQPMIPEGVKTSESDSSVTTNYVDTHLKIGIDSLKQLINNGLTVKHLKF; encoded by the coding sequence ATGAACGAAGAAAAAGAAGTAAAAAAAGACGAGGCTATTGAAGAAAAATCGAAAAAGAACAAAGAAATAGATTCACCGGTAAAAGGCGGACTGAAATCTAAAGGAGATATAGTTAAAAACTGGTTACCAAGATATACAGGCCGTCCGCTTGAAGAGTTTGGAGAATATATCTTACTGACCAATTTCAGTAAGTATCTGCAGATGTTTTCAGAATGGAATGATAATGCACCTATCGTAGGACTCGATAAACCGATGCAGAGTGTTACTGCAAATGGAATTACCATTATCAATTTTGGTATGGGAAGCCCGATGGCAGCAACCATGATGGATTTGCTGACTGCAATCATGCCTAAAGCAGTATTGTTTTTGGGAAAATGCGGTGGATTGAAAAAGAAAAATCAATTAGGAGATTTAATCCTTCCGATTGCTGCAATCAGAGGAGAAGGTACATCGAATGATTATCTGCCGGCTGAAGTGCCTGCATTGCCTTCATTTGCTCTGCAGAAAGCGATCTCTACAACCATTCGTGATCATTCACGTGATTACTGGACAGGAACCTGTTATACCACTAACCGCAGAGTTTGGGAACATGATAAATATTTTAAGAAATATCTTAAAACATTAAGAGCAATGGCAGTAGATATGGAAACAGCAACAATTTTCACTACTGGTTTTGCCAACAAAATACCTACTGGTGCTTTATTGCTTGTTTCTGATCAGCCAATGATTCCTGAGGGTGTGAAAACTTCGGAAAGTGACAGCAGTGTAACTACCAATTATGTAGATACACACTTGAAAATCGGTATTGATTCACTAAAACAATTAATCAATAACGGACTGACAGTTAAACACCTTAAATTCTAG
- a CDS encoding SixA phosphatase family protein encodes MAKQLVLVRHGKSDWAVGGTSDFDRPLNHRGNKNAPEMAERISRRNLIPDLLVSSPAKRAITTAKHFSETWNMPKENILKEPSVYEANTTALLAVVNKFDPKYNRVALFGHNPGLTDFVNYLADAHIYNMPTASVVYIDFPFDDWSLVSHHTGSLWLFDYPKNTDSV; translated from the coding sequence ATGGCTAAACAACTGGTATTAGTAAGACATGGTAAATCTGACTGGGCAGTGGGTGGAACGTCTGATTTCGACAGACCATTAAACCATCGCGGCAATAAAAATGCCCCTGAGATGGCAGAACGCATCAGCAGACGGAATCTTATTCCTGACCTTTTAGTCAGCAGTCCGGCAAAAAGAGCCATTACCACGGCAAAACATTTTTCTGAAACATGGAATATGCCTAAGGAAAACATCCTTAAAGAACCCTCAGTTTATGAAGCAAATACAACAGCCTTACTGGCAGTTGTCAATAAATTTGATCCGAAATATAACAGGGTGGCACTTTTCGGGCATAACCCGGGATTAACTGATTTTGTAAACTATCTTGCCGATGCACATATTTATAATATGCCTACAGCAAGTGTAGTATACATAGATTTCCCATTTGATGACTGGTCTCTGGTAAGCCATCATACAGGAAGTCTATGGTTATTTGATTATCCTAAAAACACGGATTCAGTTTAG
- a CDS encoding glycosyltransferase family 9 protein has protein sequence MKILVIRFSSMGDIIYTTPVIRCLKLQVPGCEVHFLTKEQFKYIYQQNPYLTKLHFLKPTLSETIKDIKAEKFDLIIDLHNNLRTTLIKLATQIPSSTYKKDTVRKWLALKFRWTRLFSKDHLVDRYLETVKFLGVKNDNRPIDYYVAKEYQLAELLPASHQHKFVAFIIGATHFTKRLPNHKIIEICKDISLPVVLLGGQDVKANADEIKLALGEKIYSTCGLTNLDQSVFIVSQAHKVIGFDTGLTHIAEAFDKPIASVWGGTTPELLGVYPYKIKDSLIAGVDLSCRPCSKFGLEKCPLGHFDCMEKLPAQLIVNFSNE, from the coding sequence ATGAAAATACTGGTCATCAGATTCAGTTCAATGGGTGATATTATTTATACCACTCCGGTCATCCGTTGCTTAAAATTGCAGGTACCGGGCTGTGAGGTGCACTTTCTCACCAAAGAACAGTTTAAATATATCTATCAGCAGAATCCGTATTTAACTAAATTACATTTCTTAAAACCTACCTTATCAGAAACGATTAAGGATATTAAAGCAGAGAAATTTGACCTGATTATTGACCTGCATAATAACCTGCGGACAACTCTTATCAAATTAGCCACACAAATTCCCTCTTCTACTTATAAAAAAGATACGGTCAGAAAATGGCTGGCTCTTAAATTCAGATGGACCAGACTTTTCTCTAAAGACCATCTGGTAGACCGCTATCTGGAAACCGTTAAATTTCTTGGGGTAAAAAATGATAACAGGCCCATTGACTATTATGTAGCTAAAGAATATCAGCTGGCAGAACTGCTCCCTGCATCTCACCAGCATAAATTTGTTGCTTTTATTATTGGTGCGACACATTTTACCAAACGTTTACCTAACCATAAGATTATAGAGATCTGTAAGGACATTAGTCTGCCGGTGGTACTGTTAGGTGGTCAGGATGTAAAAGCTAATGCAGATGAGATTAAACTGGCATTGGGCGAAAAGATATATTCAACCTGTGGCTTAACTAATCTGGATCAGTCAGTTTTCATCGTTTCCCAGGCCCATAAAGTTATTGGTTTTGATACCGGACTAACCCATATCGCTGAAGCCTTTGACAAACCCATAGCCTCGGTATGGGGTGGTACAACTCCGGAATTACTGGGTGTTTACCCTTATAAAATAAAAGATTCGTTAATTGCAGGAGTTGATTTATCCTGCAGACCCTGCTCCAAATTCGGACTGGAAAAGTGCCCTCTCGGACATTTTGACTGTATGGAAAAACTTCCGGCTCAGTTAATTGTTAATTTCTCAAACGAATAA
- the rfaE2 gene encoding D-glycero-beta-D-manno-heptose 1-phosphate adenylyltransferase — protein sequence MMMNHSPSHKIVSLSELTPLVNHWKGEGKKIVFTNGCFDLLHAGHITYLTEAASLGDILIIGLNSDDSVSRLKGPARPVNNETTRSVVLGAMSFIDAVVFFNEDTPLELIKQVLPDVLVKGGDYQIENIAGAKETIENGGTVQVLSFLPGYSSTAIIDKIKNS from the coding sequence ATGATGATGAACCATTCACCAAGCCATAAAATTGTTTCCTTATCCGAACTGACTCCACTGGTTAATCACTGGAAGGGAGAAGGAAAGAAAATTGTATTCACCAATGGCTGTTTTGACTTATTACATGCCGGACATATTACTTATCTGACAGAAGCAGCCAGCCTGGGAGATATCCTGATTATTGGGCTGAATTCTGACGACTCTGTAAGCCGTCTGAAAGGACCCGCCAGACCTGTTAATAATGAAACGACCAGATCTGTTGTCCTGGGTGCAATGTCTTTTATAGATGCTGTTGTATTTTTCAATGAGGATACGCCGCTGGAACTGATCAAACAGGTTTTGCCGGATGTACTGGTTAAAGGTGGTGATTACCAGATTGAAAATATAGCAGGAGCAAAAGAAACCATTGAAAATGGCGGAACAGTACAGGTCCTCAGCTTTTTACCCGGATACTCTTCTACTGCTATTATTGATAAAATAAAAAATTCCTAA
- the gmhA gene encoding D-sedoheptulose 7-phosphate isomerase, protein MVSEELILHKKTIDLVIATLVPAIENGCKLVTETVLAGGKILVAGNGGSAADAQHIAAELTGRYVKERKALPAIALTVDTSALTAISNDYGFERVFARQLEAFAGPDDLFIAISTSGNSPNIIQALHTARELGCKTIGLSGRDGGQMNNLCDLNIIVPDDVTARIQEMHILIGHIFCKAVDNLF, encoded by the coding sequence ATGGTATCAGAAGAACTTATCCTTCATAAAAAAACAATAGACCTGGTAATTGCAACATTGGTTCCGGCTATAGAAAACGGATGTAAATTAGTTACAGAAACCGTTCTTGCAGGAGGAAAAATATTAGTAGCAGGTAATGGCGGCAGTGCCGCTGATGCCCAGCATATCGCGGCAGAATTAACCGGAAGATATGTTAAAGAACGCAAAGCCTTACCAGCGATAGCCCTGACTGTAGATACCTCTGCTTTAACGGCAATCAGTAATGATTACGGCTTTGAAAGAGTATTTGCCAGACAACTGGAAGCCTTTGCAGGTCCGGATGACCTGTTTATAGCGATATCAACCAGTGGTAACAGCCCAAATATTATTCAGGCTTTGCATACAGCCCGCGAACTGGGCTGCAAAACTATTGGTCTTTCCGGAAGAGACGGCGGACAGATGAATAATTTATGCGATCTTAATATTATTGTACCAGATGATGTTACAGCCCGTATTCAGGAAATGCATATCCTGATCGGCCACATCTTCTGTAAGGCAGTAGATAATTTATTCTAA
- the rfaE1 gene encoding D-glycero-beta-D-manno-heptose-7-phosphate kinase, translating into MLAEKLYNAHHQIQKPKILVIGDLMLDHYILGNASRLSPEAPVPIVNVKKENKIIGGAANVASNLIDLGAQVSLAGVTGQDSFGEEIKAILRTKNIDTRLILTDQSRPTTVKTRVIASTHQIVRIDHEETHDIPEALEKDFLNALYAHIEASDIIILSDYNKGLLTKSLCLDIIDYCNKLQKRVIVDPKGLDYTKYKGSFIIKPNRKELAEAAKTDKIHSPQELVKAAEVIFNTTQAAYLIVTLSEGGIAIITPDDHQILPVMATEVYDVTGAGDTVIATLAYCLTLGMTVEEACHVANYAASIVIKHIGSATTTVDEIIAAIKTNN; encoded by the coding sequence ATGCTTGCAGAAAAATTATATAATGCACACCATCAGATTCAAAAGCCTAAAATCCTTGTTATAGGTGACCTGATGCTGGATCATTATATCCTTGGCAATGCGTCCAGACTTTCACCGGAAGCACCTGTACCTATAGTCAATGTTAAAAAAGAAAACAAAATAATTGGTGGTGCAGCAAACGTTGCCAGTAACCTGATTGATTTAGGCGCACAGGTATCACTGGCTGGTGTTACCGGACAAGATAGCTTTGGAGAAGAAATCAAAGCCATACTCCGTACCAAAAACATAGATACCCGGCTTATTTTAACAGATCAGTCCCGTCCGACTACAGTAAAAACCAGGGTAATTGCATCTACTCACCAGATTGTAAGAATTGATCATGAAGAAACTCATGATATTCCGGAAGCACTGGAAAAAGACTTCCTGAATGCACTTTATGCACATATTGAAGCCAGTGACATCATTATTCTTTCTGATTATAACAAAGGACTCCTGACCAAAAGTCTGTGTCTGGACATCATTGACTACTGCAACAAGCTGCAAAAGAGAGTAATTGTTGATCCCAAGGGACTGGATTATACCAAATACAAAGGTTCATTTATCATCAAGCCTAACCGCAAAGAACTTGCAGAAGCAGCAAAGACAGATAAAATACATAGCCCGCAGGAGTTGGTAAAAGCTGCCGAAGTTATATTTAACACCACCCAGGCAGCCTATTTAATTGTTACCCTTTCTGAAGGAGGAATAGCTATCATCACTCCCGATGATCATCAGATCTTACCGGTTATGGCAACCGAAGTCTATGACGTTACCGGAGCCGGAGATACGGTTATTGCCACTTTGGCCTATTGCCTCACTTTAGGCATGACAGTTGAGGAAGCCTGTCATGTTGCTAACTACGCTGCTTCAATTGTGATTAAGCATATTGGCAGTGCAACTACAACGGTTGATGAAATTATAGCCGCAATCAAAACAAACAACTAA
- a CDS encoding DNA polymerase/3'-5' exonuclease PolX: MENKTIARSLRLLSQLMELHNENPFKIKSIANAAFKVDKLPYAISTKTMDEIEKIDGLGKSTAAKVWELLQTGTMTELQQILAETPEGIVEMLGIKGIGPKKIVVIWKDLGIENIGELYYACNENRLIEAKGFGLKTQEEIKKVIEFKMAAQGKFLYAQAETLVATLSADLQSWLDTIEKNTLFNIAGEYRRYLETIEELDFVIGAENPAAIISGLGAFTDLSFEKQTDNLFTASSTFGLKIQLHIYPKTDFYLNLFTLTGNEAHVQEVLKLSGNGPFANEEEIYTKAGLEFVTPELREGLDEIGLAKANRLPQLITYTDLKGSLHNHSTWSDGVHTLEQMAVYCKDTLHLEYLGMCDHSKSAFYANGLNEQRIFAQHKEIDALNEKLAPFKIFKGIESDILNDGSLDYSDDILKTFDFVVASVHSNLRMDEEKATARLIKAIENPYTTILGHPTGRLLLSRKGYPIDYAKVIDACAANQVVIEINANPLRLDLDWRWHRYALEKGVLLSVNPDAHRMEGFRDMHYGVYIGRKGGLQAKQCLNASTLAEITAFFNGLKTGI, translated from the coding sequence ATGGAAAATAAAACCATAGCCCGCAGTCTCAGACTCCTTTCTCAGTTAATGGAGCTCCATAACGAGAATCCTTTCAAAATAAAGTCAATAGCAAATGCTGCCTTCAAAGTAGATAAGCTACCCTACGCAATCAGTACCAAAACCATGGACGAAATCGAAAAAATCGATGGTCTTGGTAAAAGTACTGCAGCGAAAGTCTGGGAATTACTGCAGACCGGGACTATGACAGAACTCCAGCAGATTCTTGCAGAAACACCGGAAGGTATTGTGGAGATGCTGGGTATCAAAGGGATTGGTCCAAAAAAGATCGTTGTGATCTGGAAAGACCTTGGTATTGAAAATATCGGTGAACTCTATTATGCCTGTAATGAAAACCGCCTGATAGAAGCCAAAGGTTTTGGTCTGAAAACTCAGGAAGAAATCAAAAAGGTTATCGAGTTTAAAATGGCTGCACAAGGTAAATTCCTGTATGCACAGGCAGAAACACTGGTTGCCACTCTTTCCGCAGATCTTCAGTCATGGCTGGATACTATTGAAAAGAATACCTTATTCAATATTGCAGGAGAATATCGCAGGTATCTGGAAACCATCGAAGAACTGGATTTTGTGATCGGTGCAGAAAACCCTGCAGCTATCATCAGTGGCCTTGGTGCATTTACAGACCTCTCCTTTGAAAAGCAAACAGACAACCTGTTTACTGCCAGCAGTACTTTCGGACTAAAAATACAATTACATATCTACCCTAAAACAGACTTCTATCTGAATCTGTTTACCCTAACTGGTAATGAAGCCCATGTACAGGAAGTACTGAAACTTTCCGGAAATGGTCCATTTGCCAACGAAGAAGAAATCTATACCAAAGCAGGTCTTGAATTTGTAACTCCGGAACTCAGAGAAGGTCTTGATGAAATAGGGCTGGCCAAAGCAAACCGCTTACCACAACTCATTACCTATACTGATCTTAAAGGAAGTCTTCACAATCACTCGACCTGGAGTGACGGTGTACACACCCTTGAACAAATGGCCGTTTACTGTAAAGACACACTCCACCTGGAATACCTGGGTATGTGTGACCACTCTAAATCAGCCTTTTATGCCAACGGGTTAAATGAGCAGCGTATTTTTGCCCAGCATAAAGAAATTGATGCCCTCAATGAAAAGCTGGCACCATTCAAAATATTTAAAGGAATAGAAAGTGATATCCTGAATGATGGATCTCTTGACTATAGTGACGACATCTTAAAAACCTTTGACTTTGTTGTTGCATCTGTCCACAGTAATTTAAGGATGGATGAGGAAAAAGCAACAGCCAGATTAATCAAAGCTATAGAAAACCCTTATACCACCATTTTAGGTCACCCAACCGGACGTCTGTTGTTAAGCCGTAAAGGTTACCCTATAGACTATGCCAAAGTGATTGACGCCTGCGCCGCAAACCAGGTGGTCATTGAGATCAATGCTAACCCTTTGCGTTTAGACCTGGACTGGAGATGGCATCGCTATGCGCTGGAAAAAGGCGTATTGCTTTCGGTTAACCCGGATGCGCACCGGATGGAAGGCTTCAGAGATATGCATTATGGAGTTTATATTGGCAGAAAAGGAGGATTACAGGCTAAACAATGTCTTAATGCATCTACTTTAGCTGAAATTACTGCTTTTTTTAACGGTTTAAAAACCGGCATATAA
- a CDS encoding glycerophosphodiester phosphodiesterase family protein, which produces MKNFLLKITVLAIIPVALSSCASLRQHSTQTKSPQIVAHRGGKNDFPENTLLAFNNALQKGADAVEMDIQVSKDSVPVLYHPNDLSVWTDGKGKIENFTLKELNKLNAAWNYQPDKGFPYRKLPLHIPTLREALNTIPSDIPITLDMKSLPPGILVRSIARVLDELNAWNRVIFYSTSIAHLNALKAWPKARVFEARELTRQRLLDYRINRKYQAPDTSVTWIGFELQRSFTINEALTLGEGSSPVTIDLWDKELIRTIKGKSGKIKIILFGINNEQDYQKAGELGADAVLTDAPANLTNIRAKMK; this is translated from the coding sequence ATGAAAAATTTTCTACTCAAAATCACGGTACTGGCCATCATCCCTGTTGCCCTCAGCTCCTGTGCTTCACTTCGCCAGCACTCAACCCAAACTAAATCTCCTCAGATCGTTGCCCATCGTGGCGGCAAGAATGATTTTCCTGAAAATACCTTGCTGGCGTTCAATAATGCACTGCAAAAAGGAGCCGATGCAGTAGAAATGGACATTCAGGTCAGTAAAGACAGTGTCCCGGTGCTATATCACCCAAATGATCTCAGCGTATGGACAGACGGAAAAGGCAAAATCGAAAATTTCACGTTAAAGGAGCTGAACAAACTCAATGCAGCCTGGAATTACCAGCCGGATAAAGGCTTTCCTTACCGCAAGCTGCCGTTGCATATTCCTACACTCAGAGAAGCCCTGAATACTATTCCTTCTGATATTCCTATTACACTGGATATGAAATCCTTGCCTCCGGGGATACTGGTACGCAGTATAGCCAGAGTATTGGATGAACTGAATGCCTGGAATCGTGTCATCTTTTATTCTACAAGTATAGCACATTTGAATGCGCTGAAAGCATGGCCAAAAGCCAGGGTATTTGAAGCCAGAGAACTAACCCGTCAGCGGCTGCTGGATTACCGGATCAACAGGAAATACCAGGCTCCTGATACCAGCGTAACCTGGATAGGTTTTGAATTACAACGCAGCTTCACCATCAATGAAGCACTTACCCTGGGTGAAGGCAGCAGCCCTGTCACCATTGATCTCTGGGACAAAGAACTGATCAGAACTATTAAAGGTAAATCCGGCAAAATAAAAATCATCCTGTTTGGGATTAACAATGAGCAGGACTATCAAAAAGCCGGAGAACTTGGTGCAGATGCTGTCCTGACTGATGCACCGGCCAATCTCACAAACATCAGAGCTAAAATGAAATAA
- the sppA gene encoding signal peptide peptidase SppA, whose translation MREFFKYVFATVVGILLSTVIIALLFIVTVVAIVSSIDKEKTVDVVSNSVLYLNLDQTIKERTPNKTLDNLPIIGSNSGKSLGFNDLMRALKRAKTDDNIKCIYLNVSSPRAGKATLKEIRDALIDFKTSKKKIIAYSEIYTQDAYYLASVADKVYLNPQGALEFKGFSSQLTFFKGAMEKLGVEAQIIRVGNYKSAVEPFTNDKMSDYNRQQVTAYLGGLYNTFLEGISLSRNIPKDSLYKMADTYRIQAPKDALTYKMVDGLKYKDEVIDELKTLSGTGQKETIATVTINDYAANQKEDNSDSKNKIAIIYANGDITGGEGNDESIGSERISRAIRKARQDDKIKAIVLRVNSGGGSALASDVIWREIVLSKKVKPVIASFGDVAASGGYYIACAADSIFVQPNTITGSIGVFGIIPNFQNLLTNKIGITFDGVKTGQYADIMSTSRPLTPGERLIIQTDVNHVYDSFITRVADGRKRSKAYIDSIGGGHVWVGTDAVKIGLADRIGSFNDAIAAAGKKAKLSNYRVVEYPEKMDPLKSFLSDAGDNVRMYYAKQEFGDNFMLYQQLKKVVINSGVQARMPFEIKIQ comes from the coding sequence ATGAGAGAATTTTTTAAATATGTTTTTGCCACCGTTGTAGGAATACTGCTTTCTACCGTGATTATTGCCCTGCTTTTTATAGTTACCGTGGTTGCTATAGTTTCTTCGATAGACAAAGAAAAAACTGTAGATGTGGTCAGCAATTCAGTACTCTACCTTAATCTGGATCAGACTATTAAGGAACGTACTCCGAATAAAACACTGGATAACCTGCCAATCATCGGTTCAAATTCAGGCAAAAGTCTTGGTTTTAATGATCTGATGAGAGCATTAAAAAGAGCAAAAACAGATGATAATATTAAATGTATCTATTTAAATGTTAGCTCACCAAGAGCTGGAAAAGCAACTTTAAAAGAAATCAGAGATGCATTAATTGATTTTAAAACAAGTAAGAAAAAAATCATTGCTTACAGTGAGATTTATACTCAGGATGCCTATTACCTGGCTTCAGTAGCTGATAAAGTTTACCTGAACCCACAAGGCGCTCTGGAATTCAAAGGCTTTAGCTCTCAGCTCACCTTTTTCAAAGGAGCCATGGAAAAACTGGGTGTAGAAGCTCAGATTATCCGCGTTGGTAATTATAAAAGTGCTGTAGAGCCTTTCACTAATGATAAAATGAGTGATTATAACCGTCAGCAGGTTACAGCCTATCTGGGTGGTCTTTACAATACCTTTTTAGAAGGAATTTCCCTGTCCAGAAACATCCCGAAAGACAGTTTATATAAAATGGCTGATACTTACAGGATTCAGGCTCCTAAAGACGCCCTAACCTATAAAATGGTAGATGGACTGAAATATAAAGACGAAGTGATTGATGAGCTTAAAACGCTGAGTGGAACAGGTCAGAAAGAAACTATCGCTACAGTGACTATCAATGATTACGCCGCGAATCAGAAAGAAGACAATAGTGACAGCAAAAACAAAATTGCTATCATTTATGCCAATGGCGATATTACAGGTGGTGAAGGAAATGATGAATCCATTGGTTCAGAAAGAATTTCCCGTGCGATCAGAAAAGCCAGACAGGATGACAAAATTAAAGCTATAGTACTCCGTGTAAACTCAGGTGGCGGAAGTGCACTGGCCTCTGATGTGATCTGGAGAGAAATTGTACTGAGTAAAAAAGTAAAACCGGTTATTGCCTCTTTTGGAGATGTAGCCGCTTCAGGTGGTTATTATATTGCCTGTGCAGCTGACTCTATTTTTGTACAGCCGAATACAATTACCGGTTCTATAGGCGTATTCGGTATTATCCCGAATTTCCAGAATCTGTTAACCAATAAAATAGGAATTACTTTCGACGGTGTAAAGACCGGTCAGTATGCTGATATCATGAGTACCAGCCGTCCGTTAACTCCGGGAGAAAGATTAATTATCCAGACAGATGTTAATCATGTCTACGACAGTTTCATCACCCGTGTTGCAGATGGACGTAAGAGATCAAAGGCTTATATAGACTCCATTGGCGGCGGACATGTCTGGGTTGGCACAGACGCAGTTAAAATTGGTCTGGCTGACAGAATAGGTAGCTTCAATGATGCTATAGCTGCTGCTGGCAAGAAAGCGAAACTCAGCAATTACAGAGTTGTTGAATATCCTGAGAAAATGGACCCCTTAAAATCTTTCCTGTCTGATGCAGGCGATAACGTAAGGATGTATTATGCAAAACAGGAATTCGGTGATAACTTCATGCTATATCAGCAATTGAAAAAAGTAGTTATCAATAGCGGTGTTCAGGCCAGAATGCCATTTGAGATTAAGATTCAGTAA
- the folK gene encoding 2-amino-4-hydroxy-6-hydroxymethyldihydropteridine diphosphokinase — protein MGLECEIVYLLLGSNLGERKELIHEAISKIGERIGTVVSKSAMYETAAWGNANQPSFLNVAVAVETKMTALEVLDAALAIEQELGRVRLERWGARLIDIDLVLYGQEIIDEGERLQVPHPRMHERKFVLVPLAEIAGEVEHPVFKQHISVLLALLKDNLKVSKIS, from the coding sequence ATGGGGTTGGAGTGCGAAATAGTTTATTTGTTACTGGGAAGTAACCTGGGAGAAAGAAAAGAGCTGATTCATGAGGCAATTTCTAAAATTGGAGAAAGGATAGGAACAGTGGTCTCAAAATCAGCTATGTATGAAACTGCGGCCTGGGGAAATGCAAATCAGCCCTCTTTTTTGAATGTTGCAGTGGCTGTGGAAACAAAAATGACTGCTCTTGAGGTACTGGATGCTGCTCTGGCTATAGAACAGGAGCTGGGGAGGGTAAGACTGGAGAGATGGGGAGCCAGACTGATCGATATTGACCTGGTTTTATACGGACAGGAGATTATCGATGAGGGTGAGCGCCTGCAGGTACCTCATCCAAGAATGCACGAACGTAAATTTGTACTGGTACCTCTTGCCGAAATTGCCGGGGAAGTGGAACATCCGGTTTTCAAACAGCATATTTCAGTTTTGTTAGCGTTATTAAAGGATAATTTAAAAGTGTCAAAAATATCATAA